A window of Micromonospora eburnea genomic DNA:
ATGCTGGTGCACGCGGCCCGGCTGCGCCGTGGCGAGCGGGTGCTGGTCGAGGCGGCGGCGGGCGGGGTGGGCAGCCTGCTGACGCAGCTCGCCGAGGCCGCGGGCGCGCGGGTCGTGGCCGCCGCCGGAGGCGCTCGGAAGGTGGCCCTGCTCCGCGACCGTGGTCTCGACACGGTGGTGGACTACCGACAGCCGGACTGGCCCGACCGGGTACGCGCGGCCACCGGCGGGGTGGACGTGGTCTTCGACGGGGTGGGCGGCCAGCTCGCCCGCGACGCCTTCGACCTGCTCGCCCCGGGCGGGCGGATGCTCAGCTTCGGGCTGGCCAGCGGTGCCTGGGCCGACCTGCCCACCGGCCTCGCCGCGGAGCGCGAGGTGGCCCTGCTCCGGCCGTCCGCCGCGCCGGCCGAACTGCGGGCGTTCACCGAGCGGGCGCTCGCCGAGGCGGCGGCCGGGCGGCTACGCCCGTTGATCGGGCAGCGCTTTCCGCTGGACCGGGCCGCCGACGCGCACGCCGCCATCGAGTCCCGCGCCACAGTCGGCAAGACCCTCCTCGACCTCCCGTAGCCCGCTACCGCACGCGACCCGCCGCGAGTTCCGCCCCGAGTTCCGCCCCCGAGCACCGCGCAACTTCGGGGAAAGGGTGGCCACTTCATGTCTGGAGGCCGCACTTTCCCCGAAGTTGTCGCTTCAGCGACCGGGTGGTCAGAGATACATGCCGGTGCGGTGTTCCGGTTGCTCGCGGGGGGAGGCCTTGTCGCCCTCGCCGAAGAAGCGCTTGCCGCCGAACTCGCCGTGCAGCCGGTCGTCCAACTCGTCGGCCAGCCCGGTCATCACCTGCACGGCGAGCATCAGGTGGGTCGGCTGGAAGTTACGGCCGAAGACCGGGATCGAGGCCCAGACCGTGTCGTCCGCGCAGTAGAGGCGGCCGATCGGCATCCGGTTCGTCAGCTCGGAGAGCTTGACGTAGAGCCGCTCCGTCGGCTCGACCTCGGTGAGCACCGGGGAGAAGACATCGACCAGGGGCGGGTTGTCGCGTACCCGGACGAAGACCATCGCCGAGCCGGCGCGGATGTTGATGTCCCCGTCCGAGTCGACCTGCAACTGGTCGGACTTGGAGCGCAGCATCGTGGAGACGACCGTACGCACCCGCTCCTCCAGCGCGAGCACGTCGCTGTCACCGGTCTGGGCGGTCGCGGCGGTGGCCAGCGCCTCATCGAGGTCGGCCGCCACCTCCCGGTCCGGGCCGAACTCGCTGCGGGCGGTGCCGAGCGGCTCCACCGGCAGCGGCTCTCCCTCGGTGTCCTGCACCAGATAGACCAGGAAGGCGGGATGCGGGGCGCCGTAGACGTCCCGCAGAGTCCGGGACAGCACCGCGGCCAGCCGGGTCGCCTCCCCGGCGGCGCAGTCCAGGCCGAACTGCTCGCCGGAACCCTCCACCACGCCGGGCGGGGACCAGCCGAGCGCGATCATGTCGGCCACGGCGGCCCGGTCCAGCCGGTAGCCCGGTGGCAGCGTGGCGTTGCCGACGGCCCGCGCCGACAGCCGGCCCTCCCCGCCGACGTCCACACTGATCGAATAGACGGCGTCCCCGGTGCCGGAGGCGGTGGGGTCGAGGGTCAGTTCCAGGTGCGTGCCCTCGGGCAGGGCGCGAAGCCGGTCGGCCAGCGCACGGGCGAACTCCCGCCAGGCCTCGGTCACCTTGGCCCGGAGGTCGGCCGTGGTCGGCTCGTCGAGCAGGATCGACTCGTACTGCTCCGAAGCCGGGCCGGCGGGCTCGTCGGCCGGCGCCGAGGGGTGGTCTGCCGT
This region includes:
- a CDS encoding T3SS (YopN, CesT) and YbjN peptide-binding chaperone 1, whose translation is MTADHPSAPADEPAGPASEQYESILLDEPTTADLRAKVTEAWREFARALADRLRALPEGTHLELTLDPTASGTGDAVYSISVDVGGEGRLSARAVGNATLPPGYRLDRAAVADMIALGWSPPGVVEGSGEQFGLDCAAGEATRLAAVLSRTLRDVYGAPHPAFLVYLVQDTEGEPLPVEPLGTARSEFGPDREVAADLDEALATAATAQTGDSDVLALEERVRTVVSTMLRSKSDQLQVDSDGDINIRAGSAMVFVRVRDNPPLVDVFSPVLTEVEPTERLYVKLSELTNRMPIGRLYCADDTVWASIPVFGRNFQPTHLMLAVQVMTGLADELDDRLHGEFGGKRFFGEGDKASPREQPEHRTGMYL
- a CDS encoding zinc-binding dehydrogenase is translated as MRAVWLREFGGPEVLVPGPAPDPVPGPGQVLIEVAHANITFVETMFRSTGFGPFTGSPPLIPGNGVGGVITEVGAGVDPALVGRRVVSGTGGSGGYAERVAVDRDAPYEVPTGLPLDQAVALLADGRTAVMLVHAARLRRGERVLVEAAAGGVGSLLTQLAEAAGARVVAAAGGARKVALLRDRGLDTVVDYRQPDWPDRVRAATGGVDVVFDGVGGQLARDAFDLLAPGGRMLSFGLASGAWADLPTGLAAEREVALLRPSAAPAELRAFTERALAEAAAGRLRPLIGQRFPLDRAADAHAAIESRATVGKTLLDLP